The Marinobacter sp. ANT_B65 genome has a segment encoding these proteins:
- the recN gene encoding DNA repair protein RecN: MLTQLTVSNYAIAERVELQFGKGMTALTGETGAGKSIVLDALGLAMGGRADAGAVRHGAKRADITATFDVSGIPEALQWLETHELDDDSDCILRRAISKDGRSRAYINGQPCPLAHLKDLGGLLMDIHSQHQHQSLLRKETHRKLVDEFAGAEELANQTREAWKAWNQIRTKLSERQQNAEESEARLQLLRYQVEELDRLAIENGEQEQLEQEQAQLSQADAILHNSHQAALLCTEDETSAAGLIRQALQQLEQLPVAVPALADTIQMLSEAQIQVSEAGDNLRHFVDDYEADPARLADVEERLSALYQMARKHRINPEELPEFHQRLSAELAELDGGEGSLEKLEAELENQLKNFNKLASKLSKARSKAAAELDQRIAGELVQLSMPSVQFITQLNRNSQDEPAPHGAEELEFLVSANPGQPARPLAKVASGGELSRISLAIQVVVAQTSTTPTLIFDEVDVGIGGGTAEVVGKLLRSLGDNGQVICVTHLPQVAAQCHQHLFVSKFTRQEATFSKIESLDDQGRISEVARMLGGVDMTEHTLAHATEMFSKGQATHH; the protein is encoded by the coding sequence ATGCTCACACAGCTCACAGTTTCCAATTACGCGATTGCCGAAAGGGTAGAACTGCAATTTGGCAAAGGCATGACAGCTCTCACCGGAGAAACAGGCGCCGGCAAATCCATAGTACTGGACGCACTGGGACTCGCCATGGGCGGTCGCGCTGACGCCGGAGCCGTCCGCCACGGAGCCAAGCGTGCAGATATAACCGCCACATTTGACGTATCCGGCATCCCCGAAGCCCTGCAATGGCTGGAGACCCACGAACTGGATGACGACAGTGACTGCATCCTGCGCCGGGCGATCAGCAAAGACGGACGATCACGAGCTTACATTAACGGCCAGCCCTGTCCCCTTGCCCACCTGAAAGACCTTGGCGGATTGCTGATGGATATTCATAGTCAGCACCAGCATCAATCTCTCCTGCGCAAAGAAACGCACCGCAAACTCGTTGACGAATTCGCTGGCGCAGAAGAACTCGCTAACCAGACCCGCGAGGCATGGAAAGCATGGAATCAGATACGCACAAAGCTGTCCGAACGGCAGCAGAACGCCGAAGAGTCTGAAGCCAGACTACAACTACTGCGCTACCAGGTCGAAGAACTTGACCGGCTCGCAATAGAAAATGGCGAGCAGGAACAGTTAGAGCAGGAACAGGCGCAATTAAGCCAGGCGGATGCAATTCTGCACAACAGCCATCAGGCTGCCCTGCTTTGCACTGAAGATGAAACGAGCGCAGCAGGCCTGATACGGCAGGCATTGCAACAGCTTGAGCAGCTTCCTGTTGCGGTCCCTGCACTGGCCGACACCATTCAGATGCTCAGCGAAGCCCAGATCCAGGTCAGTGAGGCCGGCGATAACCTTCGCCATTTTGTGGACGACTATGAGGCAGACCCCGCACGCCTTGCGGACGTTGAAGAAAGACTTAGCGCTCTTTACCAAATGGCACGCAAACACCGCATCAACCCCGAAGAGTTACCGGAATTCCACCAACGGTTAAGCGCAGAACTGGCGGAGCTTGATGGCGGAGAGGGAAGCCTGGAAAAGCTGGAAGCGGAGCTGGAAAACCAGCTCAAAAACTTCAACAAACTCGCCAGCAAGCTTTCCAAAGCCCGGTCCAAAGCAGCAGCAGAGCTGGATCAGCGTATTGCCGGTGAACTGGTTCAGCTGAGCATGCCGTCGGTACAGTTCATCACACAACTGAATCGTAACAGCCAGGATGAACCCGCACCCCACGGCGCAGAAGAATTAGAGTTTCTGGTCAGCGCCAACCCTGGTCAACCCGCAAGACCACTGGCCAAGGTTGCTTCCGGCGGAGAGTTGTCACGCATCAGCCTTGCCATTCAGGTGGTGGTTGCACAAACATCCACAACCCCGACCCTGATCTTTGATGAAGTCGATGTGGGCATTGGAGGAGGCACGGCCGAGGTGGTTGGCAAACTGCTGCGATCACTGGGAGACAATGGCCAGGTTATCTGCGTAACTCATTTGCCTCAGGTTGCGGCTCAGTGCCACCAGCACCTGTTTGTCAGCAAGTTCACCCGCCAGGAAGCGACCTTCTCAAAGATCGAATCTCTGGATGACCAGGGAAGAATCAGCGAAGTGGCAAGAATGCTGGGCGGCGTGGATATGACCGAACATACCCTTGCCCACGCCACAGAAATGTTTTCCAAAGGACAGGCAACCCATCACTGA
- a CDS encoding YHYH protein, which produces MKPWQTASVRYTSVTIPLALVLVLTNCMSNTPEPVSEPEHTHGWLDFFMPDALVKDVATVECTLSDGTATSCYEITVAGTPSNHGVGPFCPRTTTATEDEVGIWLDGDNLYDVTGQFILDLPSIYNDDHWMLHDGQGHVRVTDTKEAFEAAARPNVAEEYENYCVEGRMEWLEGGEPVTTTVQIPVTPVHQGTPTPARGPLGVTFNGIRIDAAAPVDAILGAHTIAAFDDCGGHVNPFEGYHMHAATGCSEVGDAPDGETPPFAVAMDGYLIHGVLESGDLDKAGDLDECNGHTTDGYGYHYHARSPELNGVLTCYMGTTINHAAGGPPGGGPPPGGEGFETPPPPHDHN; this is translated from the coding sequence ATGAAGCCGTGGCAGACAGCTTCTGTGCGATACACCTCTGTGACCATCCCACTGGCTCTGGTGCTTGTCCTCACAAATTGCATGAGTAATACGCCCGAACCAGTCTCTGAGCCAGAGCACACACACGGCTGGCTGGACTTCTTCATGCCGGATGCGCTGGTAAAGGACGTCGCAACGGTGGAATGTACCCTCTCCGATGGCACGGCAACGTCCTGTTATGAAATCACCGTGGCGGGCACGCCCTCCAATCATGGCGTAGGTCCTTTTTGCCCAAGGACTACGACGGCGACCGAGGATGAGGTGGGTATCTGGCTGGACGGAGACAATCTCTATGATGTCACAGGCCAGTTCATCCTAGATCTGCCCTCCATCTATAACGACGACCATTGGATGCTCCACGACGGCCAGGGCCATGTGCGAGTAACCGATACCAAAGAAGCGTTTGAAGCGGCTGCGCGCCCTAATGTAGCGGAAGAATACGAAAACTACTGCGTTGAAGGGCGCATGGAATGGCTCGAAGGCGGCGAACCTGTCACGACTACTGTACAGATCCCGGTCACCCCGGTGCATCAGGGTACCCCCACCCCCGCCAGAGGACCACTCGGCGTAACCTTCAATGGCATCCGTATTGACGCAGCCGCGCCCGTGGATGCCATTCTGGGCGCTCACACCATCGCCGCATTTGATGACTGCGGCGGCCACGTTAACCCATTCGAGGGTTACCATATGCACGCCGCGACTGGTTGCAGTGAAGTTGGCGATGCTCCCGATGGAGAGACGCCACCCTTTGCGGTTGCCATGGACGGATATTTAATCCACGGCGTTCTTGAGAGCGGAGACCTGGACAAGGCCGGCGACCTGGACGAGTGCAACGGCCATACCACCGACGGGTATGGTTACCATTACCACGCCCGCTCACCCGAGCTGAACGGAGTTCTGACCTGCTACATGGGCACAACCATCAATCACGCTGCCGGTGGACCTCCAGGTGGAGGCCCTCCTCCTGGAGGCGAAGGCTTCGAGACGCCACCTCCTCCTCATGATCATAACTAG
- a CDS encoding type II toxin-antitoxin system RatA family toxin, whose translation MPHQIDKTALVMHSAERMFHLVNDVARYPEFLPWCAGAEIHQQSPEQIMASLEIAKGGVRHKLTTRNQLLMPEAIEMNLVDGPFRNLTGRWHFKALDENACKVILTLEFEFSGTLSRMTFGPVFSQAATTMVDAFCRRADDIYKGVADAAR comes from the coding sequence ATGCCACATCAGATTGATAAGACAGCCCTGGTTATGCACTCTGCCGAGCGCATGTTTCACCTGGTTAATGACGTAGCCCGTTACCCTGAGTTTCTTCCCTGGTGTGCGGGTGCCGAGATTCATCAGCAGAGTCCGGAACAGATTATGGCTTCGTTGGAAATAGCCAAGGGTGGGGTGCGGCACAAGCTTACTACCCGTAATCAACTGCTGATGCCGGAAGCGATAGAAATGAATCTGGTCGATGGGCCATTCCGTAATCTTACGGGGCGCTGGCACTTCAAAGCGCTGGATGAGAATGCCTGTAAAGTGATCCTGACACTGGAGTTTGAGTTCTCGGGCACGCTGTCGCGCATGACATTCGGGCCGGTGTTCAGCCAGGCAGCGACCACCATGGTGGATGCTTTCTGCCGCCGCGCAGATGATATCTACAAGGGGGTGGCAGATGCCGCACGTTGA
- a CDS encoding chemotaxis protein, giving the protein MTSKAKQSQKLLLFRLSGTRLFGIGTLKIREILPFKPLARLPHSHHAVVGTTSFRGATVPVIDMAAAVGYRGLTPEELGAASIIITDVQRQEIGFLVRGVDKIIEADWKKVKAPPAALGDRAFITGLMEAEGDIIQLLDVELLLANVYPASLDTGDVALTDVQSETLKALNILLVDDSRVARKQLCDVLDAKDIPYKVTTNGDDALQSLLKDNELGQPVDILVSDIEMPGLDGYELAFDVRDNGALKQPYIILHTSLNSEMSLSYANQVGANEALTKFDADELLHAMLRGATQPG; this is encoded by the coding sequence ATGACCAGCAAAGCCAAACAATCCCAGAAACTCCTTCTGTTCCGCTTATCCGGCACCCGGCTGTTCGGCATCGGCACGCTGAAAATCCGGGAAATACTCCCCTTCAAACCACTGGCCAGATTACCCCACAGCCACCATGCAGTTGTTGGAACAACCAGCTTCCGTGGCGCCACAGTTCCAGTGATTGATATGGCCGCCGCAGTGGGCTACCGGGGGCTGACGCCTGAAGAACTGGGGGCTGCCTCAATCATCATCACGGATGTTCAGCGTCAGGAAATCGGCTTTCTGGTGCGCGGCGTGGACAAGATCATTGAGGCCGACTGGAAGAAGGTAAAAGCACCACCGGCGGCACTGGGAGACAGAGCCTTTATAACCGGCCTGATGGAGGCCGAAGGCGACATCATTCAGCTGCTGGATGTCGAACTGTTACTGGCAAACGTATACCCCGCTTCTCTGGACACAGGGGATGTCGCTCTTACAGACGTGCAGAGCGAAACCCTGAAAGCCCTCAACATTCTGCTGGTGGACGATTCCCGTGTCGCCCGTAAACAGCTCTGCGATGTACTGGACGCAAAGGATATCCCCTACAAGGTCACCACCAACGGTGATGACGCGCTGCAAAGCCTCCTGAAGGACAACGAGCTCGGACAACCTGTTGATATTCTGGTAAGCGATATCGAGATGCCGGGTCTGGACGGCTACGAACTGGCATTCGATGTGCGGGATAATGGCGCACTGAAGCAGCCTTACATCATTCTGCATACATCTCTGAACAGCGAGATGAGCCTGAGCTACGCCAACCAGGTGGGTGCCAACGAGGCTCTTACCAAGTTCGATGCCGACGAACTCTTGCATGCCATGCTTAGAGGCGCCACCCAGCCCGGGTAA
- a CDS encoding outer membrane protein assembly factor BamE: MQKLTALILTLVLSGCSFPGVYKINVQQGNIVTDEELTKLNEGMPRSQVQALLGSPLMLNPVDSSREYYVYTFQRSGGDIEEQRIIIYYDGNRYSHYEAQLLEETPAY, translated from the coding sequence ATGCAAAAGCTCACAGCTCTCATTCTCACTCTGGTTCTGTCCGGCTGTTCCTTCCCGGGCGTTTACAAGATCAACGTCCAACAAGGCAACATTGTTACTGATGAAGAGCTCACCAAACTTAACGAAGGCATGCCACGCAGTCAGGTTCAGGCGCTGCTCGGCAGCCCTCTTATGCTGAACCCGGTTGACAGCTCCCGCGAATATTATGTTTACACGTTCCAGCGCAGTGGCGGCGATATTGAAGAACAACGCATCATCATCTATTACGATGGCAATCGTTACTCACATTACGAAGCCCAGCTTCTGGAAGAAACTCCGGCTTACTGA
- the fur gene encoding ferric iron uptake transcriptional regulator produces the protein MSSENTELRKVGLKVTLPRVKIFNILENSKDHHLSAEDVYKRLLDQGDDVGLATVYRVLTQFETAGLVLRHNFEGGHAVFEMAGEDHHDHMVCTQTGQVIEFVDEVIEERQKKIAKEHGYEIVEHSLILYVKPIKS, from the coding sequence ATGTCATCTGAAAACACCGAATTAAGAAAAGTCGGTCTTAAAGTCACTCTTCCGAGAGTGAAGATCTTCAACATCCTGGAGAACTCCAAGGATCACCATCTCAGTGCAGAGGATGTGTACAAACGACTCTTGGACCAGGGTGATGATGTGGGATTGGCCACCGTTTACCGGGTGCTTACCCAGTTCGAGACAGCGGGTCTGGTGCTGCGCCACAATTTTGAGGGCGGTCACGCGGTTTTCGAGATGGCCGGTGAAGATCATCACGATCACATGGTTTGTACCCAGACCGGGCAAGTGATTGAGTTTGTTGATGAGGTGATTGAAGAGCGCCAGAAGAAAATTGCGAAAGAGCATGGCTATGAAATCGTTGAACACAGCCTTATTCTCTACGTTAAGCCCATCAAGTCGTAA
- the smpB gene encoding SsrA-binding protein SmpB yields MSKKKPGTQSSTIALNKKAKHEYHIEERFEAGLVLLGWEVKSLRAGKAQITDAYVLLKDGEAFLLGGHFQPLTAASTHVIADPTRTRKLLLHAKELAKLIGETSQAGQTCVPLALYWKKNKVKCEIALVKGKKLFDKRATEKERDWNRQKQRILRDGNA; encoded by the coding sequence ATGAGCAAGAAAAAACCTGGTACGCAGAGCAGTACCATCGCCTTGAACAAGAAGGCGAAGCACGAATATCACATAGAAGAACGCTTTGAGGCGGGTCTTGTCCTTCTCGGCTGGGAAGTGAAATCACTCCGCGCCGGGAAAGCCCAGATAACGGACGCTTATGTCTTGCTGAAAGATGGTGAGGCCTTCCTGCTGGGTGGGCACTTTCAGCCTCTTACCGCAGCCTCCACGCACGTTATTGCCGACCCCACCCGTACACGCAAGCTGCTTCTCCATGCCAAAGAGCTGGCCAAACTGATTGGGGAAACGAGCCAGGCAGGCCAAACCTGCGTGCCCCTGGCGCTGTATTGGAAAAAGAACAAAGTAAAATGCGAAATCGCCTTGGTGAAAGGCAAAAAACTGTTTGATAAACGCGCCACCGAGAAAGAGCGGGACTGGAATCGCCAGAAACAGCGCATCCTGCGTGACGGCAACGCCTGA
- a CDS encoding RnfH family protein, whose translation MPHVEVAYARPDKQEIIPVQVPDGTTAVEAVKLSGIAEIFPEIDADSIDMGIFGKVIKKPAEHELRDGDRVELYRPLQIDPKQARLNRAKKKS comes from the coding sequence ATGCCGCACGTTGAAGTGGCATACGCCCGTCCAGATAAGCAGGAGATCATTCCTGTCCAGGTTCCGGACGGTACAACCGCTGTTGAGGCGGTCAAGCTGTCAGGTATTGCTGAAATTTTTCCGGAAATTGATGCCGATTCGATTGATATGGGGATATTCGGCAAGGTTATCAAGAAACCTGCGGAGCATGAGTTGCGCGATGGAGATCGGGTAGAGTTGTACCGTCCTCTCCAGATTGACCCGAAACAGGCTCGCCTGAACCGGGCCAAAAAGAAGTCCTGA
- a CDS encoding sodium-dependent transporter, with the protein MPTPYQIHIGSFTRKSTFFWAAVGATVGLANLWQFPYLASLHGGGLFILLYLGCLLLVTLPLMVTEASIGRYARHGIVLAMDGLIRSARSSRAWMAAGRFSILAAFLVLSFTAVFGAIALAYVFFGATGQFSGAGEPEATEVLAGLVSDPRAHREFMGWHAFFLIMVLWVSGQGVVEGLERAFRIVVPGTLVLLLALFGLATWYGRIDGAISQILGMHPQDLTWDSLRAALFHAFFTLGLGMGVWAVLGAYTTPDTRLKRSILAVVLMDTLVAILAGLMIFAMATDNSIFDGERGFSLLFVSLPVTLAELPASQFIIATVFLLVVMIVWATALALLEPVVGWFREWTGAPRELTVILVGLAVWVAGLASLFSFNVWADYRLGGATVFRWLELITGGLMIPLVAILIALFTGWCMTRNLSKIMLGTAPKLFGAIWFWVMRLVLPVVVVYIGVHYTAASLVNLCDNGSRAFWCEPAPGMVLQDKTGASSGATAAAGHTEDSSGESTLAGKEADDSSDEPRPAGQAPASEPVEEQSPPENAPKDDDILYHSV; encoded by the coding sequence ATGCCTACGCCATATCAAATACATATCGGGTCATTTACCCGGAAATCAACTTTTTTCTGGGCTGCAGTTGGTGCGACTGTAGGCCTGGCTAACCTGTGGCAGTTTCCCTATCTGGCAAGTCTGCACGGTGGTGGGTTGTTTATTTTGCTGTATCTCGGCTGTTTGTTGCTGGTCACTCTGCCTCTGATGGTTACCGAAGCCTCTATTGGCCGCTATGCGCGCCACGGCATTGTATTGGCAATGGATGGTCTGATTCGCAGTGCGAGAAGCTCAAGAGCCTGGATGGCTGCAGGCCGGTTCAGTATTCTGGCTGCTTTTTTGGTGCTGTCGTTTACTGCGGTGTTTGGGGCAATTGCGCTGGCCTATGTGTTTTTCGGTGCTACGGGTCAGTTTTCAGGCGCTGGTGAGCCTGAAGCGACAGAGGTTCTTGCAGGGCTGGTTTCTGATCCAAGGGCTCACCGGGAGTTTATGGGTTGGCATGCTTTTTTTCTGATTATGGTGCTCTGGGTGTCCGGGCAGGGGGTGGTTGAAGGTCTTGAGCGAGCTTTCAGAATAGTGGTGCCGGGCACGCTTGTACTCCTGCTTGCCTTGTTTGGTCTTGCGACCTGGTATGGTCGAATTGATGGTGCTATCAGCCAGATTCTTGGGATGCATCCGCAGGACCTCACCTGGGATAGCCTGCGTGCAGCACTGTTTCATGCATTTTTTACTTTGGGCCTGGGAATGGGAGTGTGGGCAGTTCTGGGTGCTTACACAACACCGGACACGCGGTTGAAGCGATCCATTCTGGCGGTTGTTCTGATGGACACGCTGGTAGCGATTCTGGCTGGATTGATGATTTTCGCCATGGCTACGGATAACAGTATTTTTGATGGCGAGAGAGGGTTTAGCCTGCTGTTTGTGTCGCTGCCGGTTACGCTTGCTGAGCTTCCTGCAAGCCAGTTCATTATCGCGACTGTTTTTCTTCTGGTGGTAATGATTGTGTGGGCGACCGCCCTGGCTTTGCTGGAGCCGGTTGTCGGCTGGTTTCGTGAATGGACCGGCGCGCCCAGAGAACTGACAGTAATTCTTGTAGGGTTGGCGGTTTGGGTCGCGGGCCTGGCATCTCTGTTCTCATTCAATGTGTGGGCAGACTACAGGCTTGGTGGAGCGACAGTTTTTCGCTGGCTGGAGTTGATAACCGGAGGGTTGATGATTCCTCTGGTGGCGATTCTGATCGCTCTTTTTACTGGCTGGTGCATGACGCGCAACCTCTCAAAAATTATGCTCGGAACAGCGCCAAAACTCTTTGGTGCAATCTGGTTTTGGGTTATGCGCCTGGTGCTGCCCGTAGTCGTTGTCTATATCGGAGTTCACTATACCGCGGCTTCGCTGGTAAACCTGTGCGACAACGGCAGCAGGGCCTTCTGGTGTGAGCCTGCTCCCGGTATGGTTTTACAGGACAAGACGGGTGCGTCTTCTGGAGCGACGGCTGCAGCCGGCCATACTGAAGATAGTAGTGGGGAGAGCACTCTGGCAGGGAAGGAAGCTGATGACAGCTCAGATGAGCCGCGCCCTGCCGGACAGGCACCTGCAAGTGAGCCGGTTGAAGAGCAATCGCCTCCTGAAAATGCCCCTAAAGACGACGATATCCTTTATCATAGTGTCTGA
- a CDS encoding DUF4214 domain-containing protein — MSNYYLNRRKFLQGSAVLGAGLLAPAIFSSAASATSPCDRGDVTYRKLITAIGESTFRGYLGGTDYPWCYDKSIPQQVEDAVRAKGLNYSVDNRAISSTKVICHVAPGAAGSDEVLAETNTNIVILNFGINDAVYGTVDEFKSKFCELIENCKKAGKRVVVTHPNKIKMDDPDDRWIEETLTEISAAITTICQNKNVELVTDGLVYVELDDQFHPVAGAEGYIKAGKKLVDHVSTIAPVVARQARIVGAYVALFGRTAEKGGLDYWESRLANEDQDELLTEMANYLPDYTPSAFVKTVYQNLFGRSADQGGLNFWSKVITDNPQSGKGQMLNGIIDTMQNGTSSRQSDIDTYRHRVHCGMAYGAVYGITDVASDHNLAVVNNTWQSVRAYTESLF, encoded by the coding sequence ATGTCTAATTATTATCTGAACCGCCGTAAGTTCCTTCAAGGCAGCGCTGTTCTGGGCGCCGGTCTTCTTGCGCCGGCCATCTTTTCCAGTGCAGCCAGCGCAACCAGTCCTTGCGATAGGGGTGATGTAACGTATCGAAAACTTATTACGGCTATCGGTGAATCAACTTTCCGAGGTTATTTGGGCGGCACAGACTACCCTTGGTGTTATGATAAAAGCATACCACAGCAAGTGGAAGATGCAGTGCGCGCTAAGGGGTTGAACTATTCAGTGGACAACAGGGCCATATCGTCTACGAAGGTAATTTGTCATGTAGCACCCGGTGCTGCCGGATCAGATGAGGTGTTGGCAGAAACGAATACCAATATAGTCATTCTAAATTTTGGTATCAATGATGCTGTTTACGGGACTGTTGACGAGTTTAAATCTAAATTTTGTGAGTTAATTGAGAACTGCAAAAAGGCAGGAAAGCGTGTCGTGGTTACCCACCCGAATAAAATCAAAATGGATGACCCTGATGACCGTTGGATAGAAGAAACGCTAACGGAAATTAGCGCTGCCATCACAACTATTTGCCAAAACAAAAACGTTGAACTAGTTACTGATGGACTTGTTTACGTCGAACTGGATGACCAGTTTCATCCAGTTGCCGGCGCCGAAGGTTACATCAAAGCCGGGAAAAAACTAGTTGACCATGTTTCGACTATTGCCCCGGTGGTCGCACGTCAAGCTCGTATTGTCGGTGCCTATGTTGCTCTATTTGGCCGAACAGCTGAAAAAGGTGGTTTAGACTATTGGGAATCCCGTCTAGCTAATGAAGATCAAGATGAACTGCTCACCGAGATGGCGAATTATTTGCCTGATTACACCCCCTCAGCTTTTGTCAAAACTGTTTACCAAAACCTTTTCGGTCGTTCCGCTGACCAAGGGGGGCTTAATTTTTGGTCGAAAGTCATTACAGATAACCCCCAGTCCGGAAAAGGGCAAATGCTCAACGGTATAATTGACACGATGCAGAATGGAACATCATCCAGGCAATCGGATATTGATACTTATCGTCACCGCGTGCATTGTGGTATGGCATATGGTGCGGTGTATGGAATAACCGATGTTGCTAGTGACCATAACTTGGCTGTTGTCAATAATACGTGGCAGAGTGTTCGTGCATATACCGAATCTTTATTTTGA
- a CDS encoding WS/DGAT/MGAT family O-acyltransferase, translated as MPPPTQIPMSAVDRAWLRMDTPENPMMICGVLTLERPIPMSRLKHTIEERFLRFSRFRQRVVDNGDKTYWQDDPLFDLDNHLHQIALPGKADKAELQKLASDMNSSSLDFRRPLWQMHYIDNYDGGSALLVRIHHCIADGISLVRVMLSLTDKTPDPKPGKVAPRRASKTKQRSPVQRLLHRVVDNTQAATSQARLFIQSMREEPSYPIKLASTASSFVVDLIKLGLAPFEPKTGLKTPLSGRKQVSWADPLDLAEVKACSKALGGTINDVLLCTVTGALQRHFAANKEAVPERGIRVAVPFNLRPLDQPIETLGNKFGMVLVTLPAEVMDPLMCFRQVHENMNSLKQSYQAQVTYSLLDLFGRGPDILERRALELLSNKASAVLTNVPGPKEALYLAGSKVTQPMFWVPQSGNIGIGMSIFSYAGTVQFGITVDKAIHADPNAVMNYFHESFKALNHAALAGRHKRTKQKTG; from the coding sequence ATGCCACCACCAACTCAAATTCCCATGTCGGCCGTAGATCGAGCGTGGCTGCGAATGGACACGCCAGAGAATCCAATGATGATATGCGGCGTTCTTACCCTTGAACGCCCCATTCCCATGAGCCGTCTTAAACATACGATTGAGGAGCGGTTCCTGCGCTTCAGCCGTTTCCGACAGCGGGTTGTGGACAACGGGGACAAAACCTACTGGCAGGACGACCCCCTGTTTGACCTGGACAATCACCTCCACCAGATTGCCCTCCCCGGCAAGGCTGACAAAGCCGAGCTTCAGAAACTAGCGAGTGATATGAACAGTTCCTCGCTGGATTTCCGCCGACCGCTCTGGCAAATGCACTATATCGATAACTATGATGGCGGCAGCGCCCTGCTGGTGCGCATCCATCATTGTATTGCTGACGGTATTTCACTGGTTCGGGTCATGCTGTCCCTCACAGACAAAACTCCAGACCCAAAACCGGGAAAGGTAGCACCCAGACGCGCGTCAAAAACCAAACAGAGATCCCCGGTTCAGCGGCTGCTCCATCGCGTGGTCGACAATACCCAGGCCGCCACAAGTCAGGCCCGCCTGTTCATCCAGTCCATGCGGGAAGAACCCAGCTACCCCATCAAGCTGGCTTCAACCGCCAGCAGCTTTGTTGTAGATCTTATAAAACTGGGCCTTGCCCCCTTCGAGCCGAAAACCGGACTAAAGACGCCCCTCTCAGGCCGCAAGCAGGTGTCCTGGGCAGATCCGCTGGATCTTGCAGAAGTAAAGGCGTGCTCAAAGGCTCTGGGCGGCACCATCAACGACGTACTGCTATGTACGGTAACAGGGGCCCTGCAAAGACACTTTGCAGCTAATAAGGAGGCCGTGCCGGAGCGCGGAATCCGCGTTGCCGTTCCGTTCAACCTCCGCCCTCTCGACCAGCCTATAGAAACCCTGGGGAACAAGTTCGGCATGGTACTGGTGACACTTCCGGCGGAAGTGATGGATCCACTGATGTGCTTCCGGCAGGTTCACGAGAACATGAACAGCCTGAAACAGTCGTATCAGGCACAGGTTACCTACAGCCTCCTTGATTTATTCGGCCGTGGTCCCGACATTCTTGAACGGCGGGCACTGGAACTCCTGAGCAACAAAGCATCTGCCGTGCTCACCAACGTACCCGGGCCGAAAGAAGCCCTGTATCTGGCAGGGAGCAAGGTAACCCAGCCCATGTTCTGGGTACCTCAAAGCGGAAACATCGGTATTGGCATGAGTATTTTCAGCTACGCCGGCACAGTTCAGTTTGGCATTACCGTCGACAAAGCTATTCATGCAGACCCGAACGCCGTAATGAACTACTTCCACGAAAGCTTTAAAGCCCTGAACCACGCGGCCCTGGCGGGCAGACACAAAAGAACAAAGCAAAAGACAGGCTGA
- a CDS encoding SRPBCC family protein, translated as MKLDFQSEINQPVDRVFQFCTSKSGFLAHFPFSAKWISGPDGWNGPGETLSFSFQLFGIPVRYTAEITEFEKNARFVDVMRKGPYKFFRHEHIFTLIGDRTLYTDRLEFSGGFGNMADTLISAPLTRRVFKKRHELMRQALEG; from the coding sequence ATGAAGCTGGATTTTCAAAGTGAGATAAACCAACCCGTAGATCGGGTGTTCCAGTTTTGCACCTCAAAATCAGGGTTCCTGGCTCACTTTCCATTCAGTGCCAAATGGATCAGCGGCCCGGATGGCTGGAACGGCCCCGGAGAAACTTTGAGCTTTTCGTTTCAATTGTTTGGTATACCTGTCCGTTACACAGCTGAAATAACTGAATTTGAAAAAAACGCACGTTTTGTCGATGTCATGCGAAAAGGGCCTTACAAATTTTTCCGCCATGAACATATTTTCACGCTAATAGGAGACAGGACTCTTTATACGGACCGCCTTGAATTCTCGGGAGGGTTTGGGAATATGGCCGATACCTTGATCAGCGCTCCTTTAACAAGGCGGGTTTTCAAGAAACGTCATGAGCTTATGAGGCAGGCACTGGAAGGATGA